Proteins from one Cellulosilyticum lentocellum DSM 5427 genomic window:
- a CDS encoding LuxR C-terminal-related transcriptional regulator, giving the protein MITGRNDVRYILDKAKEIGNFIIEKGELDKETIYEIRLAARRSLLRKMERTYSLEMKKQFYYNAGLYYELEGDMPNAIRMYEKYGNNERISSLIIANARKNPSVGNYYELKKYYLRLPESTIRQSVELMTGMSMLQSMLMNVEESERWYEELRAYALNQTGSLKKAAESRLTYLDIALPHRGSTSLIEIFKGVGMLLENKDIVLPEFSVTSNLPSMMNGGKDFCEWSKKDKELAKSIGSIVEIVLGKYGKGLVNLALAESYLEKGEDDYETSSYANKGKMQAEAGGKIEQCFVGNGILTWLYVLNNNAADGAELLDDFYKKAESAEATKLLPNIRAFKCRIQMYYGEIAEVMKWMQEAPKEEIDFNTMERFRYLTKVRGYLILGKLEKANGLLQRLLVYSEIMQRTYINIEAKVLLAITQYRMKNKDWKETLTQCLEQAKQYHFVRIISREGAPMWKLFESYKCQTKACPFLQQVMKETEKMARSYPSYLKEQTERINFNKNALEILKLQSEGLSITQISNETGMSVANIKYHCQQTYRKLGVNGKAAAVIEARKRNII; this is encoded by the coding sequence ATGATTACAGGACGAAATGATGTGAGGTACATCCTGGATAAAGCCAAAGAAATTGGAAACTTCATTATAGAAAAAGGCGAATTGGATAAGGAAACGATTTATGAAATTCGATTGGCAGCAAGACGTTCATTGCTTAGAAAAATGGAACGTACGTATTCTCTAGAAATGAAAAAACAATTTTATTACAATGCGGGTCTTTATTATGAATTAGAAGGAGATATGCCCAATGCAATAAGGATGTATGAAAAATACGGAAATAATGAACGTATTAGTAGCTTAATCATTGCCAATGCCAGAAAAAATCCATCTGTTGGGAATTATTATGAGCTGAAAAAATATTATCTGAGGCTTCCAGAAAGTACCATAAGACAAAGCGTAGAACTGATGACAGGCATGAGCATGCTTCAATCTATGCTTATGAATGTAGAAGAGAGTGAGCGATGGTATGAAGAATTAAGAGCCTATGCATTGAATCAGACAGGAAGTCTAAAAAAGGCAGCAGAGAGTAGGCTTACATATTTGGATATTGCCCTTCCACATAGAGGGAGTACCAGCCTGATAGAAATCTTCAAAGGTGTGGGGATGCTTTTGGAAAATAAGGACATTGTCCTTCCAGAGTTTTCTGTAACCAGCAACCTGCCTTCTATGATGAATGGAGGCAAAGATTTTTGTGAATGGAGTAAAAAAGATAAGGAACTAGCGAAAAGTATTGGGAGTATCGTAGAGATTGTCCTAGGTAAGTATGGAAAGGGATTAGTTAATCTAGCACTTGCAGAAAGCTATCTTGAAAAAGGAGAAGACGATTATGAAACGTCTTCTTACGCCAATAAGGGAAAGATGCAGGCAGAAGCAGGGGGTAAGATCGAGCAGTGCTTTGTAGGAAATGGTATTTTAACATGGCTCTATGTGTTAAATAATAATGCCGCAGATGGTGCTGAATTGTTAGATGATTTTTATAAAAAGGCAGAAAGTGCAGAGGCAACCAAGCTTTTACCTAACATCAGAGCGTTTAAATGCCGGATACAAATGTATTACGGCGAAATAGCAGAAGTGATGAAGTGGATGCAGGAAGCACCTAAGGAGGAAATTGATTTTAATACCATGGAACGTTTCAGGTATTTGACCAAGGTAAGAGGTTATCTCATACTAGGAAAGTTAGAAAAGGCAAATGGGTTGCTGCAAAGGCTTCTCGTATATAGTGAGATAATGCAAAGGACTTACATTAACATAGAAGCTAAAGTATTACTTGCTATCACCCAGTATCGCATGAAAAACAAAGACTGGAAAGAAACATTGACCCAGTGTTTAGAGCAAGCAAAACAGTATCATTTTGTCAGAATTATCTCCAGGGAAGGTGCACCGATGTGGAAATTATTTGAGTCATACAAATGCCAGACTAAGGCATGCCCTTTTCTGCAGCAAGTGATGAAAGAGACAGAAAAAATGGCACGTAGTTATCCCTCTTATCTGAAGGAGCAGACAGAGCGTATCAATTTTAATAAAAATGCCCTTGAAATATTAAAATTACAATCAGAAGGCTTGTCTATAACCCAAATCTCAAATGAGACAGGGATGTCTGTGGCCAATATAAAATATCATTGTCAACAGACTTATAGAAAGCTAGGGGTCAATGGAAAAGCAGCCGCTGTTATAGAGGCAAGGAAACGCAATATTATTTAA
- a CDS encoding ArnT family glycosyltransferase, translated as MQKNVPSTLSYVILIIGATLFMLFFAYNTSPLIEYFGVDSSMYLVMGKAMAQGKILYSGLFDHKGPIIFIINMLPQLFIDGTLGVWLTELFLMLISVVMIYKMANHYLDNTLSLYIPLLYVWITVTFFNGGNYTEEYSNFFCLISLYIFDKWLKNKKLTAPMVFILGLCFGIVFFMRPNNIALIVSIILFIGIYMLKKSQNEIGSAFFFGCLGLITVILPILIYHLCTGTLYDLIYATFLHNIKYCQIGAERFRLIPNGNSPQLLCLFIALGINTITMCTCYSNSEEKVGTFILLGSAVLPLAILISKHPFIYYWTLLAPLTAYSAIFLIKYSIKIKKKALPVIFLTLLLTLMGTNSFLATKIIEKKSYITEYKHSVHEMYKLIPDNEKNHCFAYNMPAMFIYEVNLNTPCKYFTMQTWMAKINPDIERYCTEYVKENHPEWILSLYSFETDKTNPELSEIIKTSYTQVFNNDCGYLYRKIKKRKGD; from the coding sequence ATGCAAAAGAATGTACCGTCAACTCTCTCATATGTGATTTTAATTATAGGAGCTACTTTGTTTATGCTTTTTTTTGCCTATAACACAAGCCCTCTTATTGAGTATTTTGGCGTAGACAGCAGTATGTATCTTGTTATGGGCAAGGCTATGGCTCAAGGGAAAATCCTTTATTCAGGACTCTTTGACCATAAAGGACCGATTATTTTCATTATTAATATGCTTCCCCAGCTTTTTATTGATGGAACACTGGGCGTATGGCTTACAGAACTTTTCCTGATGCTCATTTCTGTAGTAATGATATATAAAATGGCAAATCATTATTTGGATAATACATTATCACTTTACATACCACTGCTTTATGTATGGATAACTGTTACATTTTTCAACGGTGGAAATTATACTGAAGAATACAGTAATTTCTTTTGCTTGATCTCACTTTACATTTTTGACAAGTGGCTAAAGAATAAAAAACTAACTGCCCCAATGGTCTTCATTCTTGGATTGTGCTTTGGTATCGTGTTTTTCATGCGTCCTAACAATATTGCACTCATTGTATCCATTATCCTTTTTATTGGCATTTATATGCTCAAAAAAAGTCAGAATGAAATAGGAAGTGCTTTCTTTTTCGGATGCTTAGGATTGATAACTGTGATTCTTCCCATATTGATCTATCATTTATGTACAGGAACACTATATGATCTGATTTATGCAACTTTTTTACATAATATTAAATATTGTCAAATTGGGGCTGAGCGTTTTCGTCTTATCCCAAATGGAAATAGTCCTCAGCTTTTATGCTTATTTATTGCTTTGGGCATCAATACGATTACTATGTGTACTTGTTATTCAAATAGTGAAGAAAAAGTAGGTACCTTTATATTGCTAGGTTCTGCTGTTCTTCCTTTAGCAATATTGATAAGCAAGCATCCTTTTATATATTATTGGACACTTCTAGCCCCTTTAACTGCTTATTCTGCCATATTCCTCATAAAGTATAGCATAAAAATCAAGAAAAAGGCTTTACCAGTGATTTTCTTGACCTTACTTTTGACACTGATGGGTACAAATAGCTTCTTGGCTACAAAGATCATAGAGAAAAAATCGTATATTACAGAATATAAGCATAGCGTCCATGAAATGTATAAGCTGATACCTGATAATGAGAAAAACCATTGCTTTGCTTATAATATGCCTGCCATGTTTATTTATGAAGTAAACTTAAATACTCCCTGTAAATATTTTACCATGCAGACCTGGATGGCTAAGATCAATCCTGATATTGAAAGGTATTGTACTGAATATGTCAAAGAAAATCATCCAGAATGGATTTTATCCCTTTATAGTTTTGAAACAGATAAAACTAACCCTGAGCTTTCAGAAATCATAAAGACAAGCTATACCCAAGTATTTAATAACGATTGTGGCTATTTATATCGAAAGATAAAAAAACGAAAAGGAGATTGA
- a CDS encoding ArnT family glycosyltransferase, translated as MVNLFSKKRTNLVNISILSLSILVIYVLVYILGLEDSVQGIMLLLIISTALMGGFNLCQKFDKELLAKYILLIGFVMRIGYMLYTPCTVRYHDLGIISIDSDGNAAYILNILNGQLPTSNEGQFYHPPLYYILSSIVIFVLKPILRLTDEMDIMNCARLVSCTFSCATLFCVKSLCEELKINKLIPLSLVAFLPNFYLMGGRVNNDAMAVFFMTMILLFSMKWYKKQSIRNTIILALCFGLGMMTKISVVVLAIPTGLLMIVVIVQSIKNNTLLNSIKSLCLFAVISMPLGLAYPIRNLVLFNQPFNYVLDVGEVGFKSHYYTFAQRFLSFPITKMFNPVYNDAFSDYNIWMYLLKGGLFGEFRFNISTTLPTIMLFIYALISIFMILSVVSCLKEKDTNILYLVLSIMVLMIAYVAFNIKYPYGCTMDFRYVAPVFIIKTLLFGRFLDRNKDKKYSKILYRLSAGTVLTFSLLSVYMYCVI; from the coding sequence ATGGTTAATTTATTCTCTAAAAAACGAACCAATTTAGTAAATATCTCTATTTTAAGCCTTTCCATTCTTGTCATCTATGTTCTGGTTTATATCCTAGGTCTTGAAGATAGCGTGCAAGGCATTATGCTACTGCTCATTATTTCAACAGCATTAATGGGTGGCTTTAACCTATGTCAAAAATTTGATAAAGAATTACTTGCAAAATACATTCTTCTTATTGGATTTGTAATGAGAATAGGCTATATGCTTTATACACCATGTACCGTGAGATACCATGATCTAGGTATTATTTCCATTGATTCTGATGGGAATGCCGCATACATACTGAATATTCTTAATGGACAGTTACCTACAAGTAATGAGGGACAGTTTTATCATCCCCCACTTTATTATATTTTAAGTAGCATTGTTATTTTTGTGCTTAAGCCTATTTTACGCTTAACAGATGAAATGGACATCATGAACTGTGCAAGGCTTGTGTCATGTACCTTCTCGTGTGCAACCCTTTTTTGCGTAAAATCCCTTTGTGAGGAGCTTAAAATCAATAAGCTTATTCCTCTTTCCTTAGTTGCTTTTTTACCTAACTTCTATCTTATGGGTGGGCGGGTAAACAACGATGCTATGGCAGTGTTTTTTATGACAATGATATTACTTTTTAGTATGAAATGGTATAAAAAGCAAAGTATAAGAAATACAATTATACTCGCCCTATGCTTCGGACTTGGAATGATGACAAAAATATCAGTTGTTGTATTGGCCATTCCCACAGGGCTTTTGATGATCGTTGTTATTGTCCAAAGCATAAAAAACAACACTCTGCTTAACTCAATTAAAAGTTTGTGTTTATTTGCAGTCATAAGTATGCCCCTTGGTCTAGCTTATCCCATACGAAATCTAGTTTTGTTTAATCAACCATTTAATTATGTGCTTGATGTGGGAGAGGTTGGATTTAAATCACATTATTATACATTTGCACAAAGATTTCTTTCATTTCCCATAACGAAAATGTTTAATCCTGTCTATAACGATGCATTTTCGGATTATAATATCTGGATGTATCTATTAAAGGGTGGGTTATTTGGTGAATTTCGTTTTAATATCTCAACTACACTACCTACCATAATGCTTTTTATTTATGCCCTAATAAGCATTTTTATGATTCTTTCAGTAGTTAGTTGTTTAAAGGAAAAGGATACAAATATCCTTTATCTGGTGTTATCAATAATGGTGCTTATGATAGCTTATGTAGCCTTTAACATAAAGTATCCCTATGGCTGCACAATGGACTTTAGGTATGTTGCACCTGTGTTTATTATAAAAACGCTTCTTTTCGGAAGATTTCTTGACAGAAATAAAGATAAAAAGTACAGCAAAATACTTTATCGTCTATCTGCTGGAACAGTACTAACCTTTTCACTTTTATCAGTATATATGTACTGTGTGATCTAG
- a CDS encoding IS30 family transposase: MSYVCTTMKSRNWSVDACIGEAIVNQLFNPSQMVCTKTLYNYIDLGLLEIRNVDLPMKLRRNTKPQRNRINRHILGTSIEERPASIDSREEFSHWEIDTVIGTKDKNDSILLTLAECKTRHYIVRKITSKTSHAVLTELANLKTYFEEQFNHVFKSITSDNGQEFAELSKVEQESAVKVYFTYPYASCERGTNERHNGLLRRFIPKGAAINGYSTDEIAFIKEWCNTLPRKLLNYRTPEELFEDELDAIYVV, from the coding sequence ATATCCTACGTTTGTACCACAATGAAATCGAGAAACTGGTCTGTCGATGCTTGTATCGGCGAGGCTATCGTTAATCAGCTTTTCAATCCATCTCAAATGGTTTGCACTAAAACACTTTATAACTATATTGATTTAGGTCTACTAGAAATACGAAATGTCGATCTTCCGATGAAGCTTAGAAGAAATACCAAGCCTCAACGCAACCGTATAAACAGACATATTCTAGGCACAAGTATCGAGGAACGACCAGCTAGTATTGATTCTAGGGAAGAATTTAGCCACTGGGAGATAGATACTGTCATTGGTACAAAAGATAAGAATGATAGTATTCTTCTCACTTTAGCTGAATGCAAAACTAGACATTATATTGTTCGTAAAATTACATCTAAGACTTCTCATGCTGTTTTAACAGAACTAGCCAATCTAAAAACTTACTTTGAAGAACAATTTAACCACGTCTTCAAAAGTATTACCAGTGATAATGGTCAAGAGTTTGCAGAACTCTCCAAAGTAGAACAGGAATCTGCTGTAAAGGTCTACTTTACATATCCATATGCCTCATGTGAACGTGGAACCAATGAAAGGCACAATGGCTTATTAAGACGATTCATCCCAAAAGGTGCAGCTATAAATGGTTATAGCACCGATGAGATTGCTTTTATTAAAGAATGGTGTAATACGCTTCCTAGAAAGCTGCTTAATTATCGTACACCTGAGGAACTATTTGAGGATGAATTGGATGCTATATATGTAGTATAA
- a CDS encoding stalk domain-containing protein, protein MKHFSKQVSWLLTFVLIFTTIGLADFSVIYASEKIEITTNTDQVILSGTKVSLPWTYWGGMRITYYESADSNTVLFEDNSYSESVIGPDDIAVKAYAWHISFDKELGGFNGSTQNPSTYCFKAYPAAPLENIPGGTHMILPEGTTLSTTTDAAIQVNIYVGNTGLTEYNEASSFTLPSASELRDDVDKDVVVDEEKFDKKLEDNVYKVPDLTKLYYTVDLTAKGVNSYNFKLTLVPTVEVTFNQNTGEPDLSETKMYATPKASIDSTKLPTVSLVGKDFYGWKHPNSSEYAYFANGTGDRPNVNTACELMAMYKEQKPSYKLDLTNKKVTNLLPNRTYAYPKYDFNEDYYTNTVKSDENGEFIYEGLSQFHPQIRLNSDNVDIYVNSDFVSLKHNKPNKPMTKAKTTTASVTNTNDFADCEFSIRKTSDNSDLSWGTSSTFEGLTSATEYKIYVRHKADEDGFESDQVESETFKTLAAKAVSNDAPNGVTIEAIPPQTHTGIAITPSLVIKDGDITLVKDTDYTVNYSDNINVGTATATVTFINKYSGTMTKSFEIAPVTYLVSFDGNGGTGEMSGESVIDGQHYELPACAFTAPANKAFKAWNIGGTEYAAGADYIVTAPTTIKAVWKDLEKVKMPTISPSGGTFSSSQTVTIVCDTKDAIVYYTTDGTEPTTGSTVYSAPFAINSSATVKAIAVKGGMMNSDIASKDFIKSVKPSSPSSSNTSSSSTSSSSTPSKEEKPTLSPANPPSNVVFVDSNNKAKLDDTRVASVNSKKEPLVVSRDKVDIVISQEALNQIIGKDGLNDKINVDIEFAPIARSGDIEKKLSKESNLAPIENEKVWVSLNMTTTSDSKAGQKVTDFTEPLILKFDLKGIEVKEPSKLTLVKYVENADGSVKIVKLGGKFDQATETFTSQVAETGNYGVMLASDQVKVNLQIENFETTVNDIKKVNDVAPQIIDSTTVVPLRFIAENLGAEVKWDSNTKSAIVVLDGKTIIVGEKEGSVNQNGRILVPLRYISENLGAHVLWIPSSKSIEIVK, encoded by the coding sequence ATGAAGCATTTTTCAAAACAAGTCTCATGGCTGCTTACATTTGTACTTATTTTTACAACCATAGGATTAGCAGACTTTTCAGTTATTTATGCATCTGAAAAAATTGAGATCACTACAAATACTGATCAAGTAATTCTTTCCGGAACTAAGGTATCATTACCCTGGACTTATTGGGGTGGTATGCGCATTACTTATTATGAATCTGCTGATTCTAATACTGTTTTGTTTGAGGATAACTCATATTCTGAATCTGTAATTGGTCCAGATGATATTGCAGTAAAGGCGTATGCATGGCATATATCATTTGATAAAGAGTTAGGAGGTTTCAATGGGTCTACACAGAATCCTAGTACCTATTGTTTTAAAGCATACCCAGCTGCTCCTCTTGAAAATATACCTGGAGGAACCCATATGATTTTGCCTGAGGGTACTACACTTTCTACTACTACAGATGCAGCCATCCAAGTAAACATTTATGTAGGAAACACCGGTCTGACGGAATATAATGAGGCATCTTCTTTTACACTTCCATCTGCATCAGAACTCCGTGATGATGTAGATAAAGATGTAGTCGTAGATGAAGAAAAGTTTGATAAAAAATTAGAGGATAATGTCTACAAAGTACCTGATTTAACAAAGCTTTATTATACTGTTGACCTTACAGCCAAAGGTGTAAATTCGTATAACTTTAAACTCACTCTTGTTCCGACTGTAGAAGTAACGTTTAATCAAAACACTGGTGAACCTGATTTGTCTGAAACAAAAATGTATGCAACACCAAAGGCTAGCATTGATAGTACAAAGCTCCCGACAGTTTCGCTTGTGGGCAAAGATTTTTATGGTTGGAAGCATCCTAATAGTAGTGAATATGCATATTTTGCTAATGGAACAGGTGATAGACCAAATGTTAATACTGCATGTGAACTAATGGCTATGTATAAGGAGCAAAAACCTTCTTATAAGCTTGATTTAACAAACAAAAAAGTAACTAATCTTTTACCTAATAGAACTTATGCCTATCCAAAGTATGATTTTAATGAAGACTATTATACTAATACCGTAAAATCAGATGAAAATGGTGAATTTATTTATGAAGGATTAAGTCAATTTCATCCTCAGATCCGCTTAAATTCTGATAATGTAGACATATATGTTAATTCAGATTTCGTTTCTCTTAAACATAATAAACCAAATAAGCCGATGACAAAAGCTAAGACAACAACTGCAAGTGTTACAAACACAAATGATTTTGCAGACTGTGAATTTTCTATTAGAAAAACAAGTGATAACAGTGATTTAAGTTGGGGAACTTCCTCTACATTTGAAGGATTGACATCAGCTACAGAGTATAAAATCTATGTAAGGCACAAGGCTGACGAAGATGGTTTTGAAAGCGATCAAGTTGAATCAGAAACTTTTAAAACTTTAGCTGCAAAAGCAGTTTCCAATGATGCTCCAAACGGCGTGACGATCGAAGCAATCCCTCCACAAACGCATACAGGCATTGCTATTACGCCATCACTAGTCATAAAAGATGGTGACATAACACTAGTCAAAGATACTGATTATACTGTAAATTATAGTGATAATATTAATGTAGGTACAGCAACTGCAACAGTAACCTTTATAAATAAATATAGTGGTACGATGACAAAGAGTTTTGAAATTGCACCCGTAACATATCTTGTTTCCTTTGATGGAAACGGAGGGACAGGAGAGATGTCAGGTGAATCAGTAATAGATGGACAGCACTATGAACTTCCAGCCTGTGCATTCACTGCACCTGCAAACAAAGCATTTAAAGCTTGGAATATTGGCGGCACAGAATATGCAGCAGGTGCTGATTACATAGTTACTGCTCCTACAACTATTAAAGCTGTTTGGAAGGACTTAGAGAAAGTAAAAATGCCTACTATTTCACCTAGTGGTGGTACATTCTCTAGTTCACAGACTGTTACTATTGTATGTGACACTAAAGATGCAATCGTTTACTATACAACAGATGGCACAGAACCTACAACAGGAAGTACAGTATATTCTGCTCCTTTTGCAATCAATAGCTCTGCAACAGTAAAGGCTATTGCCGTCAAAGGTGGTATGATGAATAGTGACATTGCTTCTAAAGATTTCATAAAAAGTGTGAAGCCAAGTTCACCATCAAGTTCAAACACATCATCAAGTTCAACAAGTAGTAGCAGTACACCAAGTAAAGAGGAAAAACCAACGCTTTCGCCAGCTAATCCACCATCAAATGTTGTGTTTGTTGATAGTAATAACAAAGCAAAATTGGATGACACAAGAGTCGCTAGTGTAAATAGTAAAAAAGAGCCACTAGTCGTTTCTAGAGATAAAGTAGATATAGTGATCAGCCAAGAAGCACTTAATCAGATCATTGGTAAAGATGGTTTAAATGATAAGATAAATGTAGATATAGAATTTGCACCAATCGCAAGATCAGGAGATATTGAGAAAAAATTATCTAAAGAAAGTAACCTTGCACCAATAGAGAATGAAAAAGTATGGGTGTCATTAAATATGACAACAACATCTGATAGTAAGGCAGGGCAAAAAGTAACAGATTTTACAGAGCCATTAATACTTAAATTTGACCTTAAAGGAATAGAAGTGAAAGAACCATCAAAGTTAACACTTGTCAAATATGTAGAAAATGCAGATGGTAGTGTAAAGATAGTAAAATTAGGCGGTAAGTTTGATCAAGCTACAGAGACCTTTACATCACAAGTTGCAGAAACAGGTAACTACGGCGTAATGCTTGCTAGTGACCAAGTAAAAGTAAATTTACAGATTGAAAATTTTGAAACAACAGTTAATGATATAAAGAAAGTTAATGATGTGGCACCACAGATCATTGATAGCACAACAGTTGTTCCGCTACGCTTTATAGCAGAGAACTTAGGGGCAGAAGTAAAATGGGACAGTAATACTAAATCAGCTATTGTTGTTTTAGATGGTAAGACCATAATAGTAGGTGAAAAAGAAGGTAGCGTGAACCAGAATGGTAGAATCCTTGTACCACTTCGCTATATTTCAGAGAATTTAGGTGCACATGTCCTTTGGATTCCATCAAGCAAGTCTATTGAGATTGTAAAATAA
- the rlmH gene encoding 23S rRNA (pseudouridine(1915)-N(3))-methyltransferase RlmH has protein sequence MKIEIICVGKLKEKYLVQAINEYSKRLSRYCKLSIIELADEKTPDNASEKEELQIKEKEGEKILSKISDSAYVVALDLNGKMLSSEELASFMADCGVRGNSHIVFVIGGSLGLSDAVRQRANYKLCFSKMTFPHQLFRVMLLEQIYRGFRINNNEPYHK, from the coding sequence ATGAAGATAGAAATCATATGTGTAGGCAAACTTAAAGAAAAATATTTGGTACAAGCTATTAATGAGTATAGTAAAAGACTAAGTCGTTACTGTAAATTAAGTATCATTGAATTAGCAGATGAAAAAACACCAGATAATGCTTCTGAAAAAGAAGAATTACAAATCAAAGAAAAAGAAGGCGAAAAAATTCTATCTAAAATCAGTGATAGTGCTTACGTTGTAGCATTAGATTTGAATGGAAAGATGCTCTCATCTGAAGAACTCGCAAGTTTTATGGCAGACTGTGGTGTAAGAGGTAACAGTCATATTGTATTTGTCATTGGAGGGTCACTTGGCTTATCAGATGCCGTAAGACAAAGAGCAAATTATAAGCTTTGCTTCTCAAAAATGACATTCCCACATCAGCTATTTAGAGTCATGCTATTAGAGCAGATTTATAGAGGGTTCAGGATTAATAATAATGAACCGTATCATAAGTAA